In a single window of the Thermus amyloliquefaciens genome:
- the guaB gene encoding IMP dehydrogenase, with protein sequence MYEGKILYEGLTFDDVLLLPGYSEVLPREVSVRTRLTKKLYLNIPILSAAMDTVTEAEMAIAMAREGGLGVIHKNLSVEAQASMVRKVKRSEAGMIQDPVTLPPTATLEDAERLMREYRIGGLPVVDLYGRLLGLVTNRDLRFERNLKRPVTEVMTPLERLVTAPPGTTLEEAEEILRKHKVEKLPLVDEAGRLKGLLTLKDIVKRKQYPHAAKDPLGRLLVGAAVGASRDLPERAAALVEAGVDVLVLDSAHGHSKGILEALTYLKETFGDKVEVIAGNVATREGARALAERGADAVKVGIGPGSICTTRVVTGVGVPQISAILEAVAGVKDLDVPIIADGGIKYTGDVAKALAAGAHSVMLGSMLAGTDEAPGEEVLKDGRRYKLYRGMGSLGAMRQGSADRYFQEPGRGGESEAKKLVPEGIEGMVPYKGPVADVLYQIVGGLRSAMGYVGAPDIETFRQKARFVRMTMAGLIESHPHDVVVVKEAPNYSR encoded by the coding sequence ATGTACGAGGGGAAGATCCTCTACGAAGGCCTCACCTTTGACGACGTTCTCCTCCTCCCGGGGTACTCGGAGGTGCTGCCCCGGGAGGTATCGGTGCGGACGCGGCTTACCAAGAAGCTTTACCTCAACATCCCCATCCTCTCCGCGGCCATGGACACGGTGACCGAGGCGGAGATGGCCATCGCCATGGCCCGGGAAGGGGGGCTTGGGGTGATCCACAAGAACCTCAGCGTGGAGGCCCAGGCCAGCATGGTGCGCAAGGTGAAGCGCTCGGAGGCGGGGATGATCCAGGATCCCGTCACCCTGCCCCCCACCGCCACCCTCGAGGACGCCGAACGCCTCATGCGGGAGTACCGCATCGGGGGGCTTCCAGTGGTGGACCTCTACGGGAGGCTTCTGGGCCTGGTGACCAACCGGGACCTGCGCTTTGAGCGCAACCTGAAGCGGCCCGTCACCGAGGTCATGACCCCCTTGGAGCGCCTGGTCACCGCTCCGCCTGGCACCACCCTGGAGGAGGCGGAGGAGATCCTGCGCAAGCACAAGGTGGAGAAGCTTCCCCTGGTGGACGAGGCGGGGAGGCTTAAGGGGCTTCTCACCCTAAAGGACATCGTGAAGCGCAAGCAGTACCCCCACGCCGCCAAGGACCCTCTGGGCCGGCTGCTGGTGGGGGCGGCGGTGGGGGCAAGCCGCGACCTACCCGAGCGGGCGGCCGCCTTGGTGGAGGCGGGGGTGGACGTCTTAGTTTTGGACTCCGCGCACGGCCATTCCAAGGGGATCCTCGAGGCCCTCACCTACCTGAAGGAGACCTTCGGGGACAAGGTGGAGGTCATCGCCGGCAACGTGGCCACCCGGGAGGGGGCCCGGGCCTTGGCGGAACGGGGGGCGGATGCGGTGAAGGTGGGCATCGGCCCCGGCTCCATCTGCACCACCCGGGTGGTGACCGGGGTGGGGGTGCCCCAGATCTCCGCCATCCTCGAGGCGGTGGCGGGGGTAAAGGACCTGGATGTGCCCATCATCGCCGATGGGGGCATCAAGTACACGGGGGATGTGGCCAAGGCCCTGGCGGCGGGGGCCCATTCGGTGATGCTGGGGAGCATGCTGGCGGGCACGGACGAGGCCCCGGGGGAGGAGGTCTTGAAGGATGGGCGCCGCTACAAGCTCTACCGGGGCATGGGCTCCCTGGGGGCCATGCGGCAGGGCTCCGCCGACCGCTACTTCCAGGAGCCGGGCAGGGGAGGGGAGTCCGAGGCCAAGAAGCTGGTGCCCGAAGGGATTGAGGGCATGGTGCCCTATAAGGGCCCCGTGGCCGACGTCCTCTACCAGATCGTGGGGGGCTTGAGGAGCGCCATGGGCTATGTGGGGGCCCCCGATATTGAGACCTTTCGGCAAAAAGCCCGCTTCGTGCGCATGACCATGGCGGGCCTCATCGAAAGCCACCCCCACGACGTGGTGGTGGTTAAGGAGGCCCCCAACTACTCCCGCTAA